The proteins below are encoded in one region of Borrelia duttonii Ly:
- a CDS encoding lysophospholipid acyltransferase family protein gives MKILRSIITYISFFFFVLFFTVLFFVFLVFKIFRFENAFIKFIFVLIRFAIKTCLWLSGIKVVITKDDDCCLNKDGGVVIIANHIASMDPIFLIYVFIRPFVIVAKRSLLSIPLVNFILLSMGAIFVNRSSIRSSAVTQQKATKIIKEGGAIGIFPEGTRNRGGKTKDFKRGSVNLALRTNSPIVPVTLLNTHKVFIKNLILNSGLSVYVHIHSLIDVSNLTDDEKEQLHVIVRDKIVKKLEKMKIQYNC, from the coding sequence ATGAAAATATTAAGGAGTATTATTACTTATATTAGTTTTTTTTTCTTTGTATTGTTTTTTACTGTTTTATTTTTTGTATTTTTAGTTTTTAAGATATTTAGATTTGAAAATGCTTTTATAAAATTTATTTTTGTATTGATTAGATTTGCTATTAAGACTTGTTTATGGTTGTCTGGAATTAAGGTTGTTATTACAAAAGATGATGATTGTTGTTTGAACAAAGATGGTGGTGTGGTAATTATTGCAAATCATATTGCGTCAATGGATCCTATTTTTTTAATTTATGTTTTTATAAGGCCTTTTGTAATAGTTGCTAAGAGATCGCTTTTAAGTATTCCTTTAGTTAATTTTATATTACTTTCTATGGGAGCTATTTTTGTCAATAGAAGCAGTATAAGATCTTCTGCTGTTACTCAACAAAAGGCGACTAAAATTATTAAAGAGGGTGGAGCTATTGGAATTTTTCCTGAAGGAACCAGAAATAGAGGTGGAAAAACAAAAGATTTTAAAAGAGGTTCTGTTAATTTGGCTTTAAGAACAAATTCTCCAATTGTTCCTGTTACTTTGCTTAATACACATAAAGTTTTTATTAAAAATTTAATATTAAATTCAGGATTATCAGTATATGTGCATATCCATTCTTTAATAGATGTTTCTAATTTGACAGATGATGAGAAGGAGCAGCTTCATGTTATTGTGAGAGATAAAATAGTTAAAAAATTAGAAAAAATGAAAATTCAGTATA
- a CDS encoding pallilysin-related adhesin has protein sequence MFFKQYFIFLFFVLFSCVKGNKDFIIFNKDFNKKMSNSKLNYSDANVSEDSGENVFGSLIDLKGYKILSVHQENLNLDVYFEQVVLAQNFADLKTHLFIIGFDPKSHEAVVLFKTQVNIDSKNSYNMYLEDITGDYDFDIVVQGFLDEYAVLYVFKRAVANDVSSYRPIFFDKVNGNIIINKYSRSSAYDDKKSRESYSISLERYEKQGEDMIVSKIEKYVYSQAQGKYYPLSTSEKVRRIDNDVYQTLKNLPKDEVYKFLYGVWYDNDSHQRSGKLDLKNILLLSFNRHFNEISIFKNNSQEIAHIEYISRPAYNILNISTKSVFSDLIVYNFWIKIVDIDNIEIKIDTGTDAYDKYGFSGIFKRFNNSVLENDDQKFLFIPNGNYVYKDVIYDFSYPSLTYIVKDNIYYGIFNVFNLNNNLVLEYEISMDENKVSESFIVEYSERIVNNQKFSTIILHPIKILKDEVSLLKRQKLKLERIEKLG, from the coding sequence ATGTTTTTTAAACAATATTTTATATTTCTTTTTTTCGTTTTATTTTCTTGTGTTAAAGGAAATAAGGATTTTATTATTTTTAATAAAGATTTTAATAAAAAGATGAGTAATAGCAAATTAAATTATTCTGATGCAAATGTGAGTGAAGATTCTGGAGAGAATGTGTTTGGGTCTTTAATTGATCTGAAGGGTTATAAAATTTTGTCAGTTCATCAGGAAAATTTGAATTTAGATGTTTATTTTGAGCAAGTGGTTTTAGCTCAAAATTTTGCAGATTTGAAGACACATTTATTTATTATTGGTTTTGATCCTAAAAGTCATGAGGCAGTTGTTCTATTTAAGACACAAGTAAATATTGATTCTAAAAATTCTTATAATATGTATCTTGAAGATATTACTGGTGATTATGATTTTGATATAGTTGTTCAGGGTTTTTTAGATGAATATGCTGTTTTATATGTTTTTAAAAGGGCAGTTGCTAATGATGTTTCGTCATATAGACCTATATTTTTTGATAAGGTTAATGGAAACATTATTATAAATAAGTATTCTAGGTCTTCTGCTTATGATGATAAGAAATCGAGGGAAAGTTATTCAATTTCTTTAGAGAGATATGAAAAGCAGGGGGAGGATATGATAGTAAGTAAGATAGAAAAGTATGTATATTCTCAAGCGCAGGGTAAATATTATCCTTTGTCTACTAGTGAAAAGGTTAGACGTATAGATAATGATGTATATCAAACTTTAAAAAATTTACCTAAAGATGAAGTTTATAAATTTTTATATGGTGTTTGGTATGATAATGATTCTCATCAACGTTCAGGAAAGTTAGATCTTAAAAATATTTTGCTCTTATCATTTAATAGGCATTTTAATGAAATTAGTATTTTTAAGAATAATTCTCAAGAAATTGCACACATTGAATATATTTCAAGACCTGCCTATAATATTCTCAATATCAGTACTAAATCTGTTTTTTCCGATTTAATAGTATATAACTTTTGGATTAAAATTGTTGATATTGACAATATTGAAATAAAAATTGATACAGGAACAGATGCTTATGATAAGTATGGGTTCTCAGGTATTTTTAAACGATTTAATAATTCTGTTTTAGAGAATGATGATCAAAAATTTTTGTTTATTCCAAATGGTAATTATGTTTATAAAGATGTTATTTATGATTTTTCTTATCCTAGTCTTACTTATATTGTTAAAGATAATATTTATTATGGAATTTTTAATGTTTTTAATTTAAATAATAATTTAGTTCTTGAATATGAAATTAGCATGGATGAGAATAAGGTAAGTGAGTCTTTTATTGTTGAGTATAGTGAGAGAATAGTTAATAATCAAAAATTTTCTACTATTATTCTTCATCCTATTAAGATTTTAAAAGATGAAGTAAGTTTGCTAAAAAGGCAAAAATTAAAACTTGAGAGAATAGAGAAATTAGGGTAA
- a CDS encoding peptidylprolyl isomerase has protein sequence MRKRISQTKSVISGGENDKRVGMWGIFALILIVFGFIIAPLMPGLFDTTDSSNLKFGFYKGQPIYYAKDNKFAQYVNFYSNFYSKLKRDNNYDIDYFIWRLAFMKYVEDIAFLDLAKSSNFYISKSVLSQNVMNSPVYLDSNGNFSPKRYNKVSDYQKFKIYSDAVENLLSSNIQIFLNSSFVFSDFLLSAVKNMSKIRKNIAYITLSYEDFPKDKVISYAEDNQKLFKSLDLVSISFKNLSDANDAYDKLFKGMPFEEVAKFYSEDVANFKGIASSRQYYFDLDLMLKEKEDLSSIFSLKVNEFTNPIKSKSSGEYKIYKALSDIYNFDQNSNNDISAVKNYIETYEPNVIETYLENKLNAILSEINSDVGEERSLQKYNLKVKEDVVNLAYNMNIYSSTLKELSIFSNSQGFYDLIFDLKEGQWSKPFLADHKVYSFYLRSSSNDSYESDALVQEDRIIDNFSKANSKLLLDNVLKKNNFKENFNEAFFSLKDFSLNAGN, from the coding sequence ATGCGTAAGAGAATAAGTCAAACAAAAAGCGTTATATCTGGTGGTGAGAATGATAAAAGAGTTGGGATGTGGGGCATTTTTGCACTTATATTGATTGTATTTGGGTTTATTATTGCACCTTTAATGCCAGGATTATTTGATACTACTGATTCGTCTAATTTAAAGTTTGGCTTTTATAAGGGACAGCCGATTTATTATGCTAAAGATAATAAATTTGCACAATATGTTAATTTTTATTCAAATTTTTATTCTAAACTAAAAAGAGATAATAATTATGATATAGACTATTTTATTTGGCGCTTAGCTTTTATGAAGTATGTTGAGGATATTGCTTTTCTTGATTTGGCAAAGAGTAGTAACTTTTATATTTCAAAAAGTGTTTTGAGTCAAAATGTAATGAACTCTCCTGTTTATTTAGATTCTAATGGTAATTTTAGTCCTAAAAGGTATAATAAAGTTTCTGATTATCAAAAGTTTAAAATTTATAGTGACGCTGTGGAAAATTTGCTTTCTTCAAATATTCAGATTTTTTTGAATAGTAGTTTTGTATTTTCAGATTTTCTTTTAAGTGCTGTTAAGAATATGAGTAAGATTAGAAAAAATATTGCTTATATTACACTCTCTTATGAAGATTTTCCAAAAGATAAAGTAATATCTTATGCTGAAGATAATCAAAAGTTGTTTAAAAGTTTAGATCTTGTTTCTATTAGTTTTAAAAATTTAAGTGATGCTAATGATGCTTATGACAAATTATTTAAGGGTATGCCTTTTGAAGAGGTTGCTAAGTTTTATTCTGAAGACGTTGCTAATTTTAAAGGTATTGCTTCTTCTAGGCAGTATTATTTTGATTTAGATCTTATGCTTAAGGAAAAAGAAGATCTAAGTTCAATTTTTTCTTTGAAGGTAAATGAATTTACTAATCCTATTAAATCTAAGAGTTCAGGTGAATATAAAATATATAAAGCGTTAAGTGATATTTATAATTTTGATCAAAATTCAAATAATGATATTAGTGCTGTTAAAAATTATATAGAAACTTATGAACCCAATGTTATTGAGACTTACCTTGAAAATAAACTTAATGCTATTTTATCTGAAATTAATTCTGATGTTGGAGAGGAACGATCTTTGCAAAAATATAATTTGAAAGTAAAAGAAGATGTAGTTAATCTTGCATATAATATGAACATTTATTCTAGTACTTTAAAAGAGCTTTCAATTTTTAGTAATAGTCAAGGTTTTTATGACTTAATTTTTGATTTGAAAGAAGGTCAATGGTCTAAACCCTTTTTAGCAGATCATAAAGTTTATTCATTTTATTTACGTTCATCTTCTAATGATTCTTATGAGTCTGATGCTTTAGTTCAAGAGGATCGTATTATTGATAATTTTTCTAAAGCAAATAGTAAGTTGCTATTAGATAATGTCTTAAAGAAAAATAATTTTAAAGAAAATTTTAATGAGGCATTTTTTTCTTTAAAGGATTTTAGTTTAAATGCCGGTAATTAG
- a CDS encoding CheR family methyltransferase, producing the protein MNINNEFNIKINKEEFQRLTKIIYNNFGINLSEKKKLLIESRLSSTIKAKNLNNFTEYINYLENQKNQISLIELVDKISTNHTYFFREPNHFEFLANNLLPKMIKRITQTQEKEIRIWSAGCSSGEEAYTIAMILNEYINNNKIQCNAKILATDISITVLKEAKEGIYPEDRVKTLPKHLKNKYLNKLQNDKFEVKDELKEMTVFKKLNLMNDVFPFNKKFDLIFCRNVMIYFDEKTRNKLADKFNQYLKDDSYLLIGHSETIRGNKNLEYVMPATYKKINSMKKQS; encoded by the coding sequence ATGAATATTAATAATGAATTTAATATCAAAATAAACAAAGAAGAATTTCAAAGACTCACCAAAATAATTTATAACAATTTTGGTATTAATCTTAGCGAGAAAAAAAAATTATTAATAGAGAGTCGCTTATCATCAACAATTAAAGCAAAAAACTTAAACAATTTTACAGAATATATTAATTACTTAGAAAATCAAAAAAATCAAATATCTCTAATAGAATTAGTAGATAAAATATCAACAAATCACACCTATTTTTTTAGAGAACCTAATCACTTTGAATTCCTTGCAAACAATCTTCTACCCAAAATGATCAAAAGAATAACACAAACACAAGAAAAAGAAATTAGAATATGGTCAGCTGGATGCTCAAGTGGAGAAGAAGCATACACAATAGCAATGATATTAAATGAATATATCAATAACAATAAAATCCAATGCAACGCAAAAATTTTAGCAACAGATATTTCAATTACTGTATTAAAAGAAGCTAAAGAAGGAATTTATCCAGAAGACCGAGTAAAAACTCTACCAAAACATTTAAAAAATAAATATTTAAATAAACTACAAAATGACAAATTTGAAGTTAAAGACGAACTTAAAGAAATGACCGTATTTAAAAAATTAAATTTAATGAACGATGTTTTCCCATTTAATAAAAAATTTGATTTAATTTTTTGTCGAAACGTAATGATTTATTTTGATGAGAAAACAAGAAACAAACTTGCTGACAAATTCAATCAATACTTAAAAGATGATTCTTACTTATTAATTGGACATTCAGAAACAATTAGAGGTAATAAAAACTTAGAATATGTAATGCCAGCAACATATAAAAAAATCAATTCAATGAAAAAACAATCATAA
- the phoU gene encoding phosphate signaling complex protein PhoU: MIRRKLTKQLEIIKDYLWEMKECVLKMIENSLIALESRDKNLAKKIINEDEKMIDDYQYDIEDLCGRIIATEHPVATELREILAIIKIISSLERIADHSTKIVKVVLLLESNVGDFSSVDIYQKPLREMADTAKDMLANIFDAYFDGDFIKILKIVKYDNIIDKLFSKQKTLVIDAMKNNPENLDYLLNILFLNSFLERVGDHVATIGELLYFVKVGEKVNLT, translated from the coding sequence ATGATTAGGCGTAAACTTACTAAGCAACTTGAGATTATTAAAGACTATCTTTGGGAGATGAAAGAGTGTGTTCTTAAAATGATAGAAAATTCATTAATAGCTTTAGAGTCTAGAGATAAAAATTTGGCTAAAAAAATTATTAATGAGGATGAAAAAATGATAGATGATTATCAATATGATATTGAAGATTTATGTGGACGCATAATTGCTACTGAACATCCTGTTGCTACTGAGCTTAGAGAAATTTTGGCAATTATTAAAATTATTAGCTCTCTTGAACGTATTGCAGATCATTCTACTAAAATTGTAAAAGTAGTACTTCTTTTGGAATCTAATGTAGGAGATTTTTCTTCTGTTGATATTTATCAAAAACCTTTAAGAGAAATGGCAGATACCGCAAAAGATATGCTTGCAAATATTTTTGATGCTTATTTTGATGGAGATTTTATTAAAATACTTAAGATAGTAAAGTATGATAATATTATAGATAAATTGTTTTCAAAACAAAAAACTCTTGTAATTGATGCAATGAAAAATAATCCAGAAAATTTAGATTATCTTTTAAATATATTATTTTTAAATAGTTTTTTAGAAAGAGTTGGAGATCATGTTGCAACAATAGGAGAGCTACTTTATTTTGTTAAAGTAGGAGAGAAAGTAAATCTTACTTAA